One Endozoicomonas gorgoniicola DNA window includes the following coding sequences:
- a CDS encoding AI-2E family transporter, with the protein MTLTHSQSTQALLTIAAVVVILAGIRLSSDIISPLLLAYFISMMLNPVISGLERLYLPRALGVLLVISLLVLLCASLMGMAGHAAQEFSRVLPGYRQDLLEMITRFQGSLLKRGITVDFSTLFNTLDTQWLFNLATSLFSRMSSVTSYVVVILLTVVFMLFEVPLLQGKLQRALPDPERQLLDVERFVSSVNRYVVLKSILSAITGLSVAVMLQMKGVQFYVLAGLVAFFLNFIPNIGSIIAAIPGILITLLQQSPGDAALVAAGYVAINMVIGNLVEPRVLGKGLGLSSLVVFLSLVFWGWLLGPIGMLLSVPLTMCIKILLESSHHNGLAQLLGAGDDISNLQEA; encoded by the coding sequence ATGACGCTTACACACAGCCAGTCTACACAAGCTTTGCTAACCATTGCCGCAGTGGTCGTTATTCTTGCGGGCATCCGCCTCAGCAGCGATATTATTTCACCGCTGTTGCTGGCTTACTTTATTTCGATGATGCTAAATCCTGTTATCAGCGGACTGGAAAGACTGTATCTGCCAAGAGCTCTGGGAGTTTTGCTGGTGATTTCACTGCTGGTGCTGCTCTGTGCGTCACTGATGGGAATGGCAGGTCATGCTGCCCAGGAGTTTTCCAGAGTTCTGCCGGGTTATCGTCAGGACCTGCTGGAAATGATCACGCGTTTTCAGGGGTCGTTGCTGAAAAGAGGCATCACTGTGGATTTCAGCACTCTGTTTAATACCCTTGATACTCAGTGGCTGTTTAATCTTGCCACCTCGCTTTTTTCCCGCATGAGCAGTGTCACCAGTTACGTCGTGGTGATCTTACTGACCGTAGTATTCATGCTGTTCGAGGTGCCTCTGCTGCAAGGCAAACTTCAGCGTGCGCTGCCCGACCCGGAGCGGCAACTTCTGGATGTTGAACGTTTTGTTTCCAGCGTCAATCGTTATGTGGTTCTGAAGTCCATCCTCAGTGCCATCACCGGTCTGTCCGTGGCAGTAATGTTGCAGATGAAAGGGGTTCAATTCTACGTGCTGGCCGGACTGGTGGCATTTTTTCTTAACTTCATTCCCAATATTGGTTCTATAATCGCCGCCATACCGGGCATCCTTATCACCCTGCTGCAACAGAGCCCCGGCGACGCTGCGCTGGTCGCAGCCGGTTATGTCGCTATCAATATGGTGATCGGCAACCTTGTGGAGCCGAGGGTTCTGGGCAAAGGGCTTGGGCTGTCATCCCTGGTCGTTTTTCTGTCACTGGTATTCTGGGGCTGGCTGTTGGGGCCCATTGGTATGCTACTCTCTGTCCCTCTGACCATGTGTATAAAAATTCTGTTGGAGTCGTCTCACCACAATGGCCTTGCACAATTACTGGGGGCGGGTGACGATATAAGTAATCTTCAAGAGGCATAA
- a CDS encoding NUDIX hydrolase — translation MQQDHQEQQWLDWVEQLRAIAQNGLAYADGHFDIERYHQLQTIAHDMTAHLSGAPRSKVDQYFVGENGYTTPKLDIRAGVFKDDKILLVRERSDGCWALPGGWADVCESPAQGAERETLEESGYIVKAVKLAAVRDTHRHPYHPRNAHHLLKLLFLCELQGGEPKENIEISEIDFFDVKQLPPLSQGRTIAEDVALMVRHKEHPELPTEFD, via the coding sequence ATGCAGCAGGATCATCAGGAACAGCAATGGCTTGACTGGGTAGAACAACTGAGAGCCATTGCCCAGAACGGGCTGGCTTATGCTGATGGGCATTTTGATATCGAACGCTACCACCAGCTACAAACAATCGCCCATGATATGACAGCTCACCTCAGTGGTGCCCCCAGGTCTAAAGTTGATCAATACTTTGTCGGAGAAAATGGTTACACCACCCCCAAGCTGGATATACGGGCTGGCGTGTTCAAAGACGACAAAATTCTTCTGGTGAGAGAACGTTCCGATGGTTGCTGGGCATTGCCCGGAGGTTGGGCAGATGTCTGCGAATCACCCGCCCAGGGTGCTGAGCGGGAAACTCTGGAAGAGTCCGGGTATATCGTCAAAGCGGTGAAGCTGGCTGCCGTACGGGATACCCATCGCCACCCCTATCATCCACGCAATGCCCACCATCTTCTGAAACTGCTGTTTCTCTGTGAACTTCAGGGCGGAGAGCCAAAAGAAAACATCGAAATTTCCGAGATTGATTTTTTCGATGTTAAACAGCTGCCGCCCCTCTCTCAGGGCAGAACCATTGCTGAAGATGTTGCCCTGATGGTAAGGCATAAAGAGCACCCGGAACTGCCAACAGAATTTGACTAA